The following are encoded in a window of Vigna unguiculata cultivar IT97K-499-35 chromosome 8, ASM411807v1, whole genome shotgun sequence genomic DNA:
- the LOC114194870 gene encoding protein FAR1-RELATED SEQUENCE 5-like, whose amino-acid sequence MYDTMLKHASLNVAFRHVVHVVHMMETTLDDISLEELNDGAQCVVDDQIVDNDNDVDLVPRVHMCFETLDAIKKFYRDFAVRTGFGIRIRSSKKGKDNELKYVKLVCCREGNYVSTIRPEVKTLPSQTKQCQARISVGKKDGKWHIRSVVMEHSHNISPIESRLISGNRKVNIHVRQTVDINDEAGVRINKSYRSLVCEAGGYENVTFIERDVRNYIAHKRRQLCKDGDGQALLRHFSHMRQVNNDFFFEIDMDEDNRISNVFWADSRSRAACEYFGDVVSFDTTYLTNKYDMPFAPFVGVNHHGQSILLGCGLVSVEDTSTFVWLFRCWLRCMSNRAPEGIITDQCKAMRNAIQIVFPNTNHRWCLWHIMKKVPEKLQGYTQYNVIKSQMKALVYDSSGVDQFEVGWNEFITNNGLVNNEWLCSLYEDRHLWVPCYLRNKFWAGMSTTQRSEGMNAFFDGFINSSTSLQQFVVQYDNALRQKAEKEFEADFASVNTTIPCGSQSLIERQFQLHYTHAKFGEIQNEFRAKMNCFVMNVVKDGSIWNYNVKENFLWNGKRANKFHDVLFDSITTTIKCSCLLFEFRGILCRHCFLVLGQEDIDCVPEQYVLRRWSKNVRRRHTLMKAAYNRSLDDPQMQRFQSLRKRFNDINEVACETESAAQSVYDQLNTIATTLGLPNEPNPFRCGDDHPSACHEDHSLPDHVMSSAHHSNIVRSPIHVKRKGKPQTNRLKSTVEKITKRKKIVAARNKASRNLMVCILQYCVFLY is encoded by the coding sequence ATGTACGACACTATGTTGAAGCACGCTTCATTAAATGTTGCTTTCAGGCACGTCGTTCATGTTGTTCATATGATGGAGACAACACTTGATGATATTTCTCTTGAAGAATTGAATGATGGTGCCCAGTGTGTGGTGGACGACCAAATTGTTGACAATGACAACGATGTCGACCTTGTTCCGAGAGTTCACATGTGCTTCGAGACACTTGatgcaattaaaaaattttacagaGACTTTGCTGTTAGAACTGGATTTGGTATTAGAATAAGAAGTTCAAAGAAGGGAAAGGACAACGAACTTAAATATGTTAAACTTGTCTGTTGTCGTGAAGGTAATTATGTCTCCACCATACGTCCAGAGGTTAAGACACTACCTAGCCAGACCAAGCAATGTCAGGCTAGAATATCGGTTGGTAAAAAAGATGGGAAATGGCACATAAGAAGTGTTGTCATGGAGCACAGCCACAATATTAGTCCTATTGAATCAAGGCTGATATCAGGAAATCGAAAAGTTAATATTCATGTTAGGCAAACAGTTGACATAAACGACGAAGCTGGGGTCCGCATCAACAAGAGTTATCGTTCACTGGTGTGCGAAGCTGGAGGATATgaaaatgttacttttattgagcGAGATGTTAGGAATTACATAGCTCATAAAAGAAGGCAATTATGCAAGGATGGGGATGGACAAGCTTTGCTTCGACACTTTTCCCACATGCGTCAAGTCAACAATgatttcttctttgaaattgacATGGACGAAGACAATAGAATATCAAATGTTTTTTGGGCGGATTCAAGGAGCCGAGCGGCATGCGAGTATTTTGGTGATGTTGTATCGTTTGACACAACATATTTGACAAACAAGTACGACATGCCATTTGCACCGTTTGTTGGTGTTAATCACCACGGGCAATCAATTTTATTGGGGTGTGGTCTAGTATCTGTAGAGGACACATCAACATTTGTATGGTTGTTTAGGTGTTGGTTACGTTGCATGTCCAACAGGGCACCTGAAGGGATCATCACTGACCAGTGCAAAGCTATGCGCAATGCAATTCAAATTGTTTTCCCCAACACTAATCATAGATGGTGCCTTTGGCATATAATGAAAAAGGTTCCGGAAAAATTGCAGGGTTACACACAGTACAATGTTATCAAAAGTCAAATGAAGGCACTAGTGTATGACTCAAGTGGTGTTGACCAATTTGAggttggttggaatgaattcaTCACAAATAACGGCCTTGTTAACAACGAGTGGCTTTGTTCGTTGTACGAGGACAGACATCTGTGGGTGCCTTGTTATTTGAGAAATAAATTTTGGGCTGGAATGTCAACAACACAACGAAGTGAAGGTATGAATGCATTTTTTGATGGGTTCATAAATTCCAGCACTTCATTGCAACAGTTCGTCGTCCAGTATGACAACGCACTTAGGCAAAAAGCAGAGAAGGAATTTGAGGCTGACTTCGCATCTGTTAACACCACAATTCCGTGTGGGTCGCAATCCCTAATTGAGAGGCAATTTCAGTTGCATTATACCCATGCTAAATTTGGTGAGATCCAGAATGAATTTAGAGCGAAGATGAATTGCTTTGTTATGAATGTTGTCAAAGATGGAAGCATTTGGAATTACAATGTTAAGGAAAACTTCTTATGGAATGGCAAGAGGGCCAACAAATTTCATGACGTGTTGTTTGACTCCATCACAACAACAATCAAATGTAGTTGTCTACTATTTGAGTTTCGTGGTATCTTATGTCGACACTGTTTCTTGGTCCTTGGGCAGGAAGACATTGATTGTGTCCCTGAACAGTACGTGCTAAGGAGGTGGTCCAAAAATGTTAGAAGACGACACACTTTGATGAAAGCAGCGTACAACCGAAGTTTGGATGATCCACAAATGCAAAGATTCCAGTCATTACGGAAGAGATTTAATGACATCAATGAGGTCGCATGTGAAACAGAAAGTGCTGCCCAATCGGTGTATGATCAGTTGAACACCATTGCAACTACATTAGGGTTACCAAATGAACCCAATCCCTTCAGATGTGGGGACGACCATCCAAGTGCTTGTCATGAGGATCACAGCTTACCCGACCATGTAAtgtcttctgcacatcacagCAATATTGTTCGAAGTCCCATTCACGTAAAAAGGAAAGGTAAACCACAGACAAATAGGTTGAAATCAACTGTGGAAAAGATaacaaaaaggaagaaaatagtTGCGGCAAGAAACAAAGCATCTCGCAATTTAATGGTTTGTATCTTGCAGTATTGTGTGTTcctttattga
- the LOC114194871 gene encoding protein MAIN-LIKE 1-like yields the protein MDLLNMASKEHTEGLLIEDVKMFFRHSYKAKYVGSLNEKLSVKQQESIARTPFWWFMSLNHSVKISRNLLPVLCYRWVERRGGFAIGREVVEFNLLDVCLGFGLRVLGEKIDISDDDEDSDCRKLFSSGKVHVKRIYEFLLEYDNDSVSIELFTSLYILLGISEFLLPNRDGIVFPKIFKLVDDLQSIGKYNWGNLVYDYLVGSLCSASRALKYESNTSHIHLFGCVYMLQLWSFDHIFVCNATFNCNKSKFPRLLHWMKIKVGDKLVKSSFDKELAINEVVVSNEELGYEFVREAFQTFGTSYNRSIDKENEELKCLVENEEREIAELEAVLSHLEDMVAKKEEHNRTEGDGKDDPHDDGNDEEEVDVGVHYTVNDPASDVEGDDSAGDDVDVDVGQQSNMYDRMKSQPRKRIKSRAIRTPFAGFGGRRKTKLLTLG from the exons ATGGAT TTATTGAATATGGCCAGTAAAGAGCATACCGAGGGCCTATTGATTGAGGATGTGAAG ATGTTTTTCCGGCATTCTTACAAAGCCAAATATGTTGGAAGTTTGAATGAAAAGTTAAGTGTGAAACAACAAGAGTCAATTGCACGCACACCATTTTGGTGGTTTATGTCGTTAAACCATTCTGTTAAGATAAGTCGCAATTTGTTACCTGTGTTATGTTATAGATGGGTTGAAAGGAGGGGTGGTTTTGCTATTGGTAGGGAAGTAGTTGAATTTAATTTGTTAGATGTTTGTTTAGGATTTGGTCTTCGGGTGTTGGgtgaaaaaattgatataagtGACGATGATGAAGATAGTGACTGTAGGAAGTTATTTTCTAGTGGGAAAGTTCATGTTAAAAGGATTTATGAGTTTCTTTTGGAATATGACAATGATAGTGTTAGTATAGAATTGTTTACCagcctttatatattgttaggCATATCTGAGTTCTTGTTGCCAAATAGAGACGGGATCGTGTTTCCCAAAATTTTTAAGTTAGTGGATGACTTGCAAAGTATAGGTAAATACAATTGGGGCAACTTAGTCTACGACTATTTGGTCGGTAGCTTATGCAGTGCTTCAAGGGCGTTGAAGTATGAATCAAATACAAGTcacattcatttatttggatgtgTGTATATGTTGCAG TTGTGGTCATTTGATCATATATTTGTTTGCAACGCAACGTTTAATTGCAACAAATCAAAGTTCCCACGATTGTTGCACTGGATGAAAATTAAAGTTGGTGACAAATTAGTTAAAAGTTCGTTTGATAAAGAATTG GCTATTAATGAGGTTGTGGTGTCTAACGAAGAACTTGGTTATGAGTTTGTGAGAGAAGCATTCCAAACTTTTGGGACTTCATACAACAGATCAATTGATAAGGAGAATGAAGAGCTAAAATGTCTTGTAGAGAATGAAGAACGTGAGATTGCTGAATTGGAAGCTGTTTTGTCTCATTTGGAGGATATGGTTGCAAAAAAGGAAGAACATAACCGTACGGAGGGTGACGGTAAAGATGATCCGCATGATGATGGTAATGATGAGGAGGAGGTTGATGTTGGTGTTCATTACACCGTTAATGACCCTGCATCTGATGTTGAAGGTGATGATTCTGCTGGTGATGATGTTGATGTTGATGTTGGACAACAAAGCAACATGTATGACCGTATGAAGTCCCAACCTCGAAAGCGAATTAAAAGTCGTGCAATAAGGACGCCATTTGCGGGTTTTGGTGGTAGAAGGAAGACGAAGCTTCTTACattgggttga
- the LOC114194872 gene encoding uncharacterized protein LOC114194872 produces the protein MANRRRRNTAGADDIAQAIHHMVDAMQPIAAPPRAVVAPTRPVAMEDFMKHRPAKFSGKATPDEADAWMRECEKICRVLGCTDEQRLLFVTFLLVADAEYWWQGMQQLMQTRGEQVTWTAFRTRFLEKYFPDSARHEREAEFLTLQQGTMTVAAYIERFEYLARFYTPVVTEEWRCRRFESGLKHEIRRFIVPLRIREFPILVEQAKTVEQLETGSSSGGKQ, from the coding sequence ATGGCtaacaggaggaggaggaacACCGCTGGAGCTGATGACATAGCTCAGGCGATCCATCATATGGTGGACGCAATGCAGCCCATAGCGGCGCCACCCAGAGCTGTAGTGGCACCTACCCGGCCAGTAGCTATGGAGGATTTCATGAAACACCGACCGGCCAAGTTCTCTGGCAAGGCCACTCCGGATGAGGCAGATGCCTGGATGCGGGAATGTGAGAAGATCTGTAGAGTGCTGGGATGCACAGATGAGCAGAGGCTGTTGTTTGTCACGTTTCTCTTGGTGGCAGACGCAGAGtattggtggcaggggatgcagCAGTTGATGCAGACCCGTGGGGAGCAGGTGACGTGGACTGCCTTCAGGACGAGGTTTCTGGAGAAGTACTTTCCCGACAGTGCGAGGCACGAACGGGAGGCAGAGTTCCTTACTCTTCAGCAGGGGACCATGACTGTGGCGGCCTACATAGAGAGGTTCGAATATCTGGCGCGTTTCTACACTCCAGTAGTCACCGAGGAGTGGAGGTGTAGGAGGTTCGAGAGCGGATTAAAACATGAGATACGCCGCTTCATTGTGCCGCTTCGGATTAGAGAGTTTCCAATTTTGGTCGAGCAGGCCAAAACTGTGGAGCAGTTGGAGACCGGGTCGAGTAGTGGGGGGAAACAGTAG